The window ACCTTGCCGCCGGCCGGCAGGGCGCCGCCCACGGTCATGCGGTCGTAGTGGGAATAGACGAGGTTGATCTCGCCGTCCTTGAACAGTCCCGAGACGAGGAAATGCCGGCGCAGGTCTTCCGTGCCCATCGTCTCGGCGTGCTCGTAGTGGACGGCGTGGCGGGTTTCAACGTTCAGCATCTTCATCTCCTTCGTGTCGTTCCTTGCGGCGGCCGACCACCGGGAGGAGGAGTGGTCGGCCGCCGGCTTTCGCGGGGTCTGAGTCGCCGGTTTTCCGGCTTCCGCGAATGGTGTTTCGTTCAGGCCCTGCTTCTTTTTCCTAACGTTTGTGCGCTCCCGTCGGCTCCCTCGGCTCCATTGCAGGGCGTTCAGAGAAAATCGTCCCGCCGCGGCGTGAAACAGTCGATCAGGCGGCCCGCCTCAAGGCAGGTGCAGCCATGGACGGCGCCGGACGGGATGACGAAGCTGTCGCCTTTCGCGACCTCGAATTCCTCGCCGTCGACGGAGAAGGCGAAGCGGCCATCCTCCACATAGGTCGACTGGACGTGCGGGTGGCTGTGCAGATCGCCGATGCCGCCGGTCTCGAAGGTGAAGGCGACGACCATCAGGGCTTCACTCTCCGACAGCACCTGGCGGGTGACGCCGGGGCCGGAGGGTTTTTTCTCTCTTGGTTCAACGAATGCCATGGTCGGTTTTCCTAGTGGAACAGCGACGGCAGCCACAGCGACAGCGCCGGGATGTAGGTGACCAGCATCAGCGTGAAGACGCCGGCGAGGTAGAACGGCCAGATCGTCTTGACGACGTCCCAGACCGGCATCTTGCCGACGGCGCAGCCGACGAAGAGCACCGTGCCGACGGGGGGCGTGCACAGGCCAATGCCGAGGTTGAGGACGAGGATGATGCCGAACTGCACCGGGTCGACGTTGAACTCCATCGCCACCGGCAGGAAGATCGGCGTGGTGATGACGATCAGCGGCGACATGTCCATGAACGAGCCGAGGATGAGCAAGAGGACGTTGATCAGCAGCAGGATGACGATCGGGCTGTCGGAGAGGTCGCGCATGAACTCCACGAGCTGGGTCGGGATCCTGAGAAAGGCGAGGAGCCAGCCGAAGGCAGCGGCGCAGCCGATCACCATCAGCACCATGGCGGTGGTGCGCACCGCATCGGAGACGGCCATCCGGAACTGCTCGAAATTCATCGTCCGGTAGAGGAAGAAGATCGCGAACATGGCGTAGACGACGGCGATGCAGGAGCTTTCCGAGGCGGTGAAGACGCCGGAGCGGACGCCGCCGAAGATGATGGCGACGAGGACGAGGCCGGGCGTTGCCGAGAGCAGCAGGCTGCCGACGGCGCGAATGCCGGGGAAGTCCTCCAGCGGATAGCCGCGCTTCCTGGCGACGATCCAGGCGGCGACCATCAGCGACAGCGCCAGCACCAGGCCGGGGATGATGCCGGCGGTGAAGAGGTCGGCGATCGAGATGCGCCCGCCACCGGCGATCGAATAGATGATCAGGTTGTGGGACGGCGGCAGCATCAGGGCGATGATGGAGCTGACGACCGTGATGTTGACGGCGTAGTCGGCGTCGTAGCCGCGCTCCTTCATCTGCGGCACCATCAGGCCGCCGATGGCCGAGGCGTCGGCCGCGGCCGAGCCGGAAATGCCGCCGAAGAGGACCGAGGCGAGGATGTTGACCTGGCCGAGGCCGCCGCGGAAATGGCCGACCGCGGCGCCGGCGAGCGCGACCAGCCGGCGCGCGATGTCGCCGCGGACCATCAGATTGCCGGCGAAGATGAAGAACGGGATCGCCATCAGGGCGAAGATGCTGACGCCGGAATTGAGGCGCTGGAACACCACCACGGGCGGCAGGCCGAGATAGGCGATGGTGGCGAAGGACGAAACGCCGAGACAGAAGGCGATCGGCGTTCCGATCAGAAGCAGGAAGGTAAAGGTGCCGAAGAGGATCCAGTACTCCATGGTCAGCGATCCTCGTCCGGGAGTTCGACTTCGCCGAAGCGGGCGGTCACCAGGCCGGCGGCCCGGCGGGCGAGCCGTTCCAGCGAGAACAGCACCAGCAGCACGCCGCCGGAAATGAGGGCGAGGAAGGCGGTGCCGCCGGACCAGCCGACATTGGGGATGGTGGTCGGCCAGGTGGCGTCCGCGAGCTGGACGCCGTAGCCGATCATGCCGCAGCCGAAGGCGACGACGACGAGGTCGGAGACGGTGTGGAGCACCTTCTTCACCCGGTCCGGCAGCAGGTAGAGGAAGACGTCGAAGGACAGGTGGTAGCCTTCGCGGATGCCGACCGCGGCGCCGAGGAAGATGAACCAGCCCATGATCAGGACGGACACGCTCTCGGTCCAGGTCGGGGTGTCGTTGAGCACGAAGCGGCCGAACACCTGCCAGGCGATGAACGCGGTCATCAGAACGAGGCCGATGCCGGACAGCGCCAGGGCGATGCGGGCGAGGATGGCCATCACCCGCGTCAGTATCAGGAAGAACGTCGTCACGATGGCACCACCGGGCGGGCGACTGGGTTGGGAGCCCGGCCCCCGGGAAAGGGGCCGGGCCGCGGGCGTTGCGGGCGTGCCTATTCGGTCGCCTGGATGCGTTCCACGAGGGACTTCAGCTTGTCGGAGGTGACGAACTCGTCATAGACCGGCTTCATCGCCTCGATGAACGGGGTCTTGTCGATGTCGGAGACGATCTTGACGCCGGCTTCCTTGACCTTCGCCTCGGACGCGGCTTCGCGCTCGGCCCAGAGCTTGCGCATGTAGGGCACGGACTCCTTGGCGGCTTCGCGCACGGCGGCCTGGTCTTCGGCCGAGAGCTTGTCCCAGGTCTTCTTCGACATCACGAGCACTTCCGGCACGATCAGGTGCTGGTCGAGCGTGTAGTAGGGCGCGACCTCGAAGTGGCCGGAGGATTCAAAGGACGGCCAGTTGTTCTCCGCGCCGTCGATGACGCCGGTCTGGATCGAGGAATAGACCTCGCCATAGGGCATCGGCGTGGCGTTGCCGCCGAGGGCATCGACCATCTTGACGAAGACGTCGGACTGCATGACGCGGAACTTCATGCCCTTGAGGTCGTCCATGCTCATGATCGGCTTCTGGCTGTTGTAGAACGAGCGCGCGCCGGCGTCGTAGAAGCACAGGCCGATCAGGCCATGCGCCTCGAAGGCCTTCAGGATGTCCTCGCCGATCGGGCCGTCCATGACCTTGTGCATGTGGTCGATGGAACGGAAGATGTAGGGCAGCGAGGGGACCTTGGTCTCTTCGATGATGTTGTTGAACGGCCCGAGCGAGACGCGGTCGAGGTCGATGACGCCGAACTGGGTCTGCTCGATGGAGTCCTTCTCCTCGCCGAGCTGGGCGGAGTGGAAGACCTCGATGCCGAGGCGGCCGTCGGTCTTTTCCTCAAGCAGCTTGCCCATGTACTTGACCGCCTCGACGGTCGGATAGCCGTCGGGGTGGGTGTCGGACGAGCGCAGCATGGTCTCGGCCGCATTGGCCGCGAGCGCGGTGGATGCGAGCATCGCCGCGGCAATCGTTATTTTCTTCAAGAGTTGCATGGTCATTTCCTCCTAGTGAGCCTTTGCGGCTGGGGTGCAGGTCGAACTCCTCGAAAGGGTCCGCCTGCGGCCTGTTGCGCCCGTCGGGGCGTGGTAGGGCTTCCTCCCTCCTGATCCGGGCCGCGGACACGCCCTGGCACGGCGCGCATGGCGCCGGCACAGGCATCCTGGGCAGGGAGCAGGAAGGGGAAGAGGGGAAGGCGCCCTGTCGGGACGGCCTTGAACCACGGTGTGTCTTGTCGAATGCCGGTCGTGCCTTCGGCCCGCGCGGCTGCGGGAATGCCGATCTTTTCGACACCAAAGGCTGCGCCTCTCGGCTTTTTCGTTCCACGAGCCCCTCCCAAAAAAGCTCACGGTTCATGAGGGTAGCCGAAGCATTAATATTCTAATATGCTAGTCGGCATTCGGAGTCAATCCGGTATCGTGCGCGCCGCGCCGGGACAGTCGTCGCGGAGATGCTAAAAGGTGGCGTGAAGGGATTCGGTTCGGCGCCCGGTGCAGCGGGAGCCCGGGCGCGGCCGGTTCGAGAATGCGGGGATGTGATGTGATTGAAGGGCTGAAATCGCTGACGTTCGATCGGGCGCGGCCTCCCTCGGTCACCGACCAGGTGTACGAGGAGCTCTATGTGCGGATCATGAAGCTGGTGCTGCCGCCGGGGGCCAAGCTCTCGGAAGCCGAGGTCGCCGGGCAGATGGGCGTCAGCCGGCAGCCGGTGCGCGATGCGTTCTACCGGCTCTCCCAGGTCAAGCTCCTGATGATCCGGCCGCAGCGGGCGACGGTCGTCACGCCGATCTCGATCGAGGCGGTCTATGAGGCGATCTTCGTGCGCACGGCGCTGGAGATGGAGACGGTGCGGGCGGCGATCCCCAATCTCGACGCGGCGCGCCTCGGCGCCCTGGAGGACCTTCTGGAGCGCCAGCGCAAGGCCGTCGCGGCCGACGACCGCGAGACCTTCCACATGTATGACGACCGGTTCCACTTTACGATCTGCGAGGCGGCCGGGCACGCCCATGTCTGGACGCTGATCCAGAACCACAAGGCGCATATGGACCGCATCCGCTACCTGTCGCTGGAAAACGGCGCCGGCTTTGCGCTGGAAGAGCACCTCAGGATCTTCGACCGGCTCGCGGCCCGGGACGAGGCGGGCGCGCTCGACGAGATGCGCCAGCATTTGCAGCGCATCGGCACCAAGCTCGAGGGTGTCCGGGCGGCCCATGCGGAGTGTTTCGACCTGGAGGCGAGTTGAGCTGCCGGCCGGGCGGCTGACTGTCGGGCGCCGCGCGCTGCGGAATGCCGTGGCGGTGCGGACGGCCATCACAGCACCGCCCCGACGGACCACGGGGCGAATTCCTCGTCGCCGTAGCCGTTCTCTTCGCTGCGGGTGAGCGTGCCGGAGGCCGCGGCGATCACCGCGTCGAGGATGATCCGGCCCATCGTCTCCACGGTCTCGGTGCCGTCGAGGATCAGGCCGGCATTGATGTCCATGTCGTCGGGCATGCGCTCGTAGAGCGCCGTCGTCGTCGCCAGCTTCAGGGTCGGCACCGGCTTGGCGCCGAAGGCCGAGCCGCGGCCCGTCGTGAAGCAGATGACGTTGGCGCCGCCGGCGATCAGGCCCGTCACCGAGGAGGGGTCGTAGCCGGGCGTGTCCATGAAGGAAAAGCCCTTTGCCGTGATCGGCGCGCCGTAGTCGGCGACGCCGTTGAGCGGGGTCGTGCCGCCCTTGGCGACGGCGCCCAGCGATTTTTCCAGGATGGTGGTCAGCCCGCCCGCCTTGTTGCCGGCCGAGGGGTTGTTGTCGAGGCTGGCGCCGCGCCTTTCGGCATAGTCCTGCCACCAGGCGACGCGCTCCTTGAGGGTTTCTGCGATCTCGGGCGTTGCCGCGCGGGCGATCAGCAGGTGCTCGGCGCCGAAAATCTCGGGCGTCTCCGCCAGCACCGCCGAGCCGCCCATGGCGACGAGGAGGTCGGCGGCGCGGCCGAGGGCCGGATTGGCGGTGATGCCCGACCAGGCGTCCGAGCCGCCGCATTCGAGGCCCAAAATCAGTTCGCTTGCAGGGATCGGCTCGCGCTGCCACCGGTTCGCCGCCGGCAGCATGTCGCGGACGATGGCGATGCCGTCCTCGATGGTCTTTTTCGTGCCGCCGCTGTCCTGGATGACGAGGTAGCGGGCGTTGTCGTCCTCCGGCAGGCCGTAATTGCCGGCAACGGCGCCGACGGCGTTGGATTCGCACCCCAAACCGACGATGAGGAAGCCGGCAACGTTCGGGTGGCGGGCATAGCCGGCGATCACGCGCTGCAGGTGGGGATCGGCGATGCAGCCGAAATCGTGGGTGAGGGCGACGACGCCGTCGACATTGGGGAAGTCGGCGAGGGGGTCGCCCAGGATCGGGTGGGCTTTGAACGCATCGGCAATGCCGCGGCAGACGGTGGCCGAGCAGTTCACGGTGGACAGCACCAGCAGATAGTTGCGGGTGCCGGCGCGGCCGTCGGCGCGGCGATAGCCTTCGAAGGTCGGCACGGGGCCGGCGGGCGCCTCTAAGGTGGCCGCTGGCGCGGCGGAGGCGTGACGCTCGAAGTCGCGGACCTCGACATTGTGGGTGTGGACGTGGGCGCCCGCAAGGATGTCGGCCGAGGCGAAGCCGATGGTCTGGTTGTATTTTGTGACCGGTGCGCCCGCTGCCATCGCCTTTGATGCCAGCTTGTGGCCCTGCGGGATGGCCTCGACGAGCCTCACCGCCCCGTGCGGCGTCTCCACGGTCTCGCCGGCCGCCAGGTCGACGGCGGCGATCATCACCGCGTCGGCCGGGTGGAGGGCGATCGCCCGCGCAGTGCTTGTCGGGGTCCCGTCGGCCATCCGCTCACCAATTGTACATGGTGCCGTCCTCAAGACGGTTCACCGGCAGGTAGGCGCGGCTGTAGGGGTATTTGGCGGCAAGCTCCTCGTCGATGTCGACGCCGTGGCCCGGCGCGTCGCCCGGGTGCAAATAGCCGTCCTCGAACCAGTAGGAATGGGGGAAGACGGCGTCGGTCTCTTCTGTATGCGTCATATATTCCTGGATGCCGAAATTCGGCACCCAGGTGTCGAAGTGCAGCGCTGCGCCCATGCACACGGGCGACAGATCCGTGGCGCCGTGGCAGCCGGTGCGCACATGGTGGATGTCGGCAAGGGTGGCGATGCGGCGCAGATGCGTGATGCCGCCGGCATGGACGACCGTCGCGCGGATATAGTCGATCAACCCTTCCTCGATCAGGGTCCGGCACTGCCACAGGGTGTTGAAGATCTCGCCGATGGCGATCGGCGTCACCGTGTGCTGGCGGATGGTGCGGAACGCCGCCTGGTTCTCCGCCGGCGTCACGTCTTCCATCCAGAACAGGCGATAGGGCTCCAGCGACTTGCCAAGCCGGGCCGCCTCGATCGGCGTCAGCCGGTGGTGGGCGTCGTGAAGGAGGTGCGGGCCGAAGCCGAATTTCTCGCGCAGGCGCTCGAAGAGCTGCGGCACGTGGTCGAGGTATTTCTCGCTCGACCAGACGTTCTCCGTCGGCAGGTCCGCATCGGCCGGCTCGTAAAACATCTTGTCCCTGGAGACGCCGTAGGTGGAGGGCAGACCCGGAATGCCGCACTGGGCGCGCACGGCCTTGTAGCCGAGGTCGAGGAACTTGGCGACCTCGTCGACCGTCTCGGAAATGTCGGCGCCGTTGGCGTGGCCGTAGACCATGACGCCGTTCCGGCTCCTGCCGCCGAGGAGCTGGTAGAGCGGCATGCCCGCCGCCTTGGCCTTGATGTCCCAGAGCGCGGTGTCGACGGCGGCGATCGCGCTCATCGTCACCGGGCCGCCGCGCCAGTAGGCGCCGCGATAGAGATACTGCCAGATGTCCTCGACCTGCTGCGGGTCGCGGCCGATCAGGCAGGGAATGACGTGGTCGGTGAGGTATGACGCGACGGCCAGCTCGCGGCCGTTGAGGGTGGCATCGCCAAGGCCGGTGAGGCCCTCGTCGGTCTCGATCTTCAGGGTGACGAAGTTGCGGCCCGGACAGGTGACGATGACCTTGGCGGAACGGATCTTCATGTTCTTGTCCTTGGCTCCTTCGCCTGCCGGGGCTGTGTCACGCCGTCTCGGTCGTGTCCCGGTGCGGTTCCCGACGGTGCTTTCCGCGCCGCGTCCTGACGCTCGGCCCAGCGGGTTTCCTTCGCCGCCGCTCCCGGCCCAATTCCGCGGCCTCGCACTCCCAAAAACTCCTGGTTTGAGGCCTCTCAAAATTGGCCTGACCACTTGACCACCAGGGCATCTGACCATAGGATTCCGGGGACGTCAAGAAAGGGAAAAGGAGCCGCGCCAGGCATGCCCGTCGAGCCGATCAAACCGCGACGCCTCTACCAGGAAGTCGCCGACCAGCTTTCCCGGCTGATCGCCGGCGGTGAGTTCAAGCCGGGCACGCGGCTGCCCTCGGAACGCGATCTTGCCCAGAGCCTGCAGGTCTCGCGGCCGACGATCCGCGAGGCGATGATCGCGCTGGAGATTGCCGGGGCGATCGAGATCCGCACCGGCAGCGGCGTCTTCGTGCGCGATCCGGCCCGGTCGACCGCCAAGTCCGTCGCCGAGGCCGACATCGGCCCGGGCCCGTTCGAGCTGATGGAGGCGCGCATCCATATCGAGGGCGAGGCGGCGGCGATTGCGGCCGAGCGGCTGACGGAGTTCGACCGCGCGGCGCTGGAAAAGGCGCTCGCCGAGATGGAGCGGCTCGCCGACCGTCAGCAGTCGATCGAGGCGGCCGACCGGGAGTTCCACCAGATCATCGGCCGGGCGACCCGCAACAGCGCCATGGCGGCGGCCGTCGACCAGCTCTGGGCGTTCCGCGCCCGCAACTCCATGTGGGGCAAGCTCCACGAGCTGATCGGTGAGATAAAAAAGCACCGGGACTGGAACGACGACCTCAACGCGCTCACCGACCACCGCGCCATCCTGGAGGCGTTCGACACCGGCGATGCGCAAAAGGCCCGCGCCGCCATGCAGGCGCATTTGAGGCGCCTCAACGACGTGCTGATGACCGCCTCGGAACTCGACCTCATTCAACTCGACGACCGGCAACCAGGCGACAAGACCGCGCCGGCGGCCAGGGAGTAGCGCCATGTCCGCAGAGCTTCTCGTCCACGAAGACCGGCTGTTTCCGTCCGACCCCGGGGTCAGGGCGCTGGCGCGCGAGCTCTATGCCGGCGTCAGGGACCTGCCGCTGATCTCGCCGCACGGCCACACCAACCCGGCCTGGTTCGCCGAGAACGCGCCGTTCCCCGATCCCGCGACTCTCTTCCTCCAGCCGGACCACTATCTGTTCCGCATGCTCTACAGCCAGGGCTGGCGGCTGGAAGACCTCGGCATTCCGCGCCGCGACGGCGGTCCGGTGGAAACCGACACGCGCAAGATCTGGCGCATCTTTGCGGAAAACTATTTCCTCTTCCGCGGCACGCCCTCGCGGATGTGGTTCGACCATGCGCTCTCCTTCGTTTTCGGCATCGACAAGGGGCTGTCGCCGGAGACGGCCGACGAGATCTACGACGCCATCGAGGAGAAGCTTGCGAAGCCGGAATTCCGGCCGCGGGCGCTGTTCGACCGGTTCAATATCGAGGTGATCGCGACGACGGAGCCGCCGAACGACGACCTCCGCCATCACGACGCGATCAGGGCGAGCGACTGGGGCGGCCGGGTCATCACCGCGTTCCGGCCCGACCCGGTGGTCGATCCGGAGTTCGCCGGTTTTTCCGACAACATCGACAGGCTTGGCGCGCTCACCGGCGAGAACACCCGGACCTGGTCCGGCTATCTTGCTGCGCTGCGCCAGCGCCGCGCCTATTTC of the Rhodobium gokarnense genome contains:
- the uxaC gene encoding glucuronate isomerase, coding for MSAELLVHEDRLFPSDPGVRALARELYAGVRDLPLISPHGHTNPAWFAENAPFPDPATLFLQPDHYLFRMLYSQGWRLEDLGIPRRDGGPVETDTRKIWRIFAENYFLFRGTPSRMWFDHALSFVFGIDKGLSPETADEIYDAIEEKLAKPEFRPRALFDRFNIEVIATTEPPNDDLRHHDAIRASDWGGRVITAFRPDPVVDPEFAGFSDNIDRLGALTGENTRTWSGYLAALRQRRAYFMERGATSSDHGHPSALTADLSKADCEVLFAKVLTSDHTAGEAEIFRAQMLTEMAAMSLDDGLVLQIHPGSLRNHNRLLFETFGRDMGADIPMQTDYVNALRPLLDRFGNEPGLSIILFTLDETAYSRELATLAGHYPTVKLGPAWWFYDSPEGMLRYRRAVTETAGFYNTVGFNDDTRAFLSIPARHDVARRIDCRFLAELVAEHRLGEAEAAEVAHDLAYRLAKSAYKL
- a CDS encoding FadR/GntR family transcriptional regulator — protein: MPVEPIKPRRLYQEVADQLSRLIAGGEFKPGTRLPSERDLAQSLQVSRPTIREAMIALEIAGAIEIRTGSGVFVRDPARSTAKSVAEADIGPGPFELMEARIHIEGEAAAIAAERLTEFDRAALEKALAEMERLADRQQSIEAADREFHQIIGRATRNSAMAAAVDQLWAFRARNSMWGKLHELIGEIKKHRDWNDDLNALTDHRAILEAFDTGDAQKARAAMQAHLRRLNDVLMTASELDLIQLDDRQPGDKTAPAARE
- a CDS encoding UxaA family hydrolase; translation: MADGTPTSTARAIALHPADAVMIAAVDLAAGETVETPHGAVRLVEAIPQGHKLASKAMAAGAPVTKYNQTIGFASADILAGAHVHTHNVEVRDFERHASAAPAATLEAPAGPVPTFEGYRRADGRAGTRNYLLVLSTVNCSATVCRGIADAFKAHPILGDPLADFPNVDGVVALTHDFGCIADPHLQRVIAGYARHPNVAGFLIVGLGCESNAVGAVAGNYGLPEDDNARYLVIQDSGGTKKTIEDGIAIVRDMLPAANRWQREPIPASELILGLECGGSDAWSGITANPALGRAADLLVAMGGSAVLAETPEIFGAEHLLIARAATPEIAETLKERVAWWQDYAERRGASLDNNPSAGNKAGGLTTILEKSLGAVAKGGTTPLNGVADYGAPITAKGFSFMDTPGYDPSSVTGLIAGGANVICFTTGRGSAFGAKPVPTLKLATTTALYERMPDDMDINAGLILDGTETVETMGRIILDAVIAAASGTLTRSEENGYGDEEFAPWSVGAVL
- the manD gene encoding D-mannonate dehydratase ManD; this translates as MKIRSAKVIVTCPGRNFVTLKIETDEGLTGLGDATLNGRELAVASYLTDHVIPCLIGRDPQQVEDIWQYLYRGAYWRGGPVTMSAIAAVDTALWDIKAKAAGMPLYQLLGGRSRNGVMVYGHANGADISETVDEVAKFLDLGYKAVRAQCGIPGLPSTYGVSRDKMFYEPADADLPTENVWSSEKYLDHVPQLFERLREKFGFGPHLLHDAHHRLTPIEAARLGKSLEPYRLFWMEDVTPAENQAAFRTIRQHTVTPIAIGEIFNTLWQCRTLIEEGLIDYIRATVVHAGGITHLRRIATLADIHHVRTGCHGATDLSPVCMGAALHFDTWVPNFGIQEYMTHTEETDAVFPHSYWFEDGYLHPGDAPGHGVDIDEELAAKYPYSRAYLPVNRLEDGTMYNW
- a CDS encoding TRAP transporter substrate-binding protein; amino-acid sequence: MQLLKKITIAAAMLASTALAANAAETMLRSSDTHPDGYPTVEAVKYMGKLLEEKTDGRLGIEVFHSAQLGEEKDSIEQTQFGVIDLDRVSLGPFNNIIEETKVPSLPYIFRSIDHMHKVMDGPIGEDILKAFEAHGLIGLCFYDAGARSFYNSQKPIMSMDDLKGMKFRVMQSDVFVKMVDALGGNATPMPYGEVYSSIQTGVIDGAENNWPSFESSGHFEVAPYYTLDQHLIVPEVLVMSKKTWDKLSAEDQAAVREAAKESVPYMRKLWAEREAASEAKVKEAGVKIVSDIDKTPFIEAMKPVYDEFVTSDKLKSLVERIQATE
- a CDS encoding GntR family transcriptional regulator; its protein translation is MIEGLKSLTFDRARPPSVTDQVYEELYVRIMKLVLPPGAKLSEAEVAGQMGVSRQPVRDAFYRLSQVKLLMIRPQRATVVTPISIEAVYEAIFVRTALEMETVRAAIPNLDAARLGALEDLLERQRKAVAADDRETFHMYDDRFHFTICEAAGHAHVWTLIQNHKAHMDRIRYLSLENGAGFALEEHLRIFDRLAARDEAGALDEMRQHLQRIGTKLEGVRAAHAECFDLEAS
- a CDS encoding TRAP transporter small permease, encoding MTTFFLILTRVMAILARIALALSGIGLVLMTAFIAWQVFGRFVLNDTPTWTESVSVLIMGWFIFLGAAVGIREGYHLSFDVFLYLLPDRVKKVLHTVSDLVVVAFGCGMIGYGVQLADATWPTTIPNVGWSGGTAFLALISGGVLLVLFSLERLARRAAGLVTARFGEVELPDEDR
- a CDS encoding cupin domain-containing protein, whose product is MAFVEPREKKPSGPGVTRQVLSESEALMVVAFTFETGGIGDLHSHPHVQSTYVEDGRFAFSVDGEEFEVAKGDSFVIPSGAVHGCTCLEAGRLIDCFTPRRDDFL
- a CDS encoding TRAP transporter large permease; the encoded protein is MEYWILFGTFTFLLLIGTPIAFCLGVSSFATIAYLGLPPVVVFQRLNSGVSIFALMAIPFFIFAGNLMVRGDIARRLVALAGAAVGHFRGGLGQVNILASVLFGGISGSAAADASAIGGLMVPQMKERGYDADYAVNITVVSSIIALMLPPSHNLIIYSIAGGGRISIADLFTAGIIPGLVLALSLMVAAWIVARKRGYPLEDFPGIRAVGSLLLSATPGLVLVAIIFGGVRSGVFTASESSCIAVVYAMFAIFFLYRTMNFEQFRMAVSDAVRTTAMVLMVIGCAAAFGWLLAFLRIPTQLVEFMRDLSDSPIVILLLINVLLLILGSFMDMSPLIVITTPIFLPVAMEFNVDPVQFGIILVLNLGIGLCTPPVGTVLFVGCAVGKMPVWDVVKTIWPFYLAGVFTLMLVTYIPALSLWLPSLFH